The genomic stretch TGCATGAATTAGGAAGGAGAGAAGTAGAACCATGAAGGCATGGGAGGCAACAGTACGAAAAACACAAGCCGCGGCGAAGAAGCGAGCCAACAACATATTTGGAACCTCATACGTAGTGGATACTGATGAAGACGCCTCTGATCAAGAAGAGGAGCTCCACGCACCTGGGGAGGTCTTTCACGCTGAGAGATTCCTCCCCAACGGGGATTACTACACCGGCTATTGGTCCGACACCTTTCCCCATGGACAAGGCAAGTATTGGTGGACAGATGGCTGCATGTACGTTGGGGAATGGTTCAAGGGAAAGACGATGGGGAAGGGGACTTTTAGCTGGCCATCAGGCGCCATGTATGAAGGGAATTTTAAGAGCGGTTTTATGGATGGCGAAGGGATTTATACAGGGGCCATAGGTGGCACCTATAAGGGGTCCTGGGTAATGAATTTGAAGCATGGTTTTGGAATAAAGGATTACCCAAATGGGGATGTGTACGAGGGCGAATGGAGCCGAGGGTCACAGGAGGGGCATGGGAAGTATACTTGGAAAATTGGGACTACATATGTTGGAGAATGGAAAAATGGCAATATTTGTGGTCATGGCACAATGAGCTGGCCTAATGGAAATGTGTATGAGGGGGGTTGGGAGGAGGGACTACCTAAGGGAAGCGGGACGTTTAGATGGGGGGATGGGAGCTCGTATGTGGGGAATTGGAGTAGTGATCCCGAGGAACAGAATGGGACTTACTATCCTTCAGCTGCACATAATGAAGATGCACTTGAGTGGGATCCTCAACATGTTTTTTGTGAAGATTTGAAGGAATGCAAGATATGCCCAACTGAGAAGATACCGATGTGGCCCTCGCAAAAAAAGTTGGCCATGTGGAGGTCTACAACTACAATGGGTGGAGGGGAGCCGAGTGTGAGGCATAGGAGGAATTCTGTAGATGGAAGGATAGATTCTGGGGTGGATAAAGATTTAGGAGGGATGCGCTTGTCCGATGGGGCTGCACCCTCGGCTTGGATATCAGGGGGAATGAGGGATGGCGATGAATCCTCATCAATGTCCCCTATGCCTATCAAGTTGCCCAAGATTGCTAAGAGGCAAGGGGAGACCATCTCTAAAGGGCATAGAAATTATGACCTGATGCTCAATTTACAGCTTGGAATTAGGTATATATTTACCTCTCTTAGCTTAAATGACACTAGATGTCATCACAAACTTTTGGGTTTGTTTCTATATTAGCAATTACTGCTCCTTCATCAACTATGTTTTATGCTGCAACAGTCATTCAGTCGGGAGACCAGGGCCGCCTCCATCGCTTGATCTGAAGACATCGGCCTTTGATCCCAAGGAGAAGTTTTGGACAAAGTTCCCTCCAGAAGGTTCCAAAATCACGCCACCGCACAATTCATGTGAATTTAAATGGAAAGACTACTGCCCTAAAGTGTTTAGGTAAAAAGGTCGAGTTTAATGTTGGCTGGCCTTAAATTCTTGAATTTCAACTTTAGAAATCACTGTACCTTGTTATTACAGAACACTAAGGATGTTGTTCAAGGTGGATCCAGCAGATTACATGTTGTCTATTTGTGGCGATGATGCTCTTCGAGAGTTGTCCTCACCTGGTAAAAGTGGAAGCTTCTTCTACTTGACCAACGATGATCGTTACATGATCAAGACAATGAAGAAAGCTGAAGTAAAAGTGAGCTCCAAGATTGCATAATTTATTGCAACACCAACAATATGTTTCTCATCATTTCGTGTCATTGTTTAGGTGCTTTTAAGGATGCTAAGTGCATATTACAACCACGTTCGTTCATTTGATAACACCCTTGTCACCAAATACTTCGGTTTGCATTGTGTAAGGCTAAATGGCCAGAAGGTAAGAAGCTCAGTGGTggaacatcaacatcaacatcaactaCTGCTACTATTGTTGCTAGTTATTCTGCATTCATGTTCTTTCTTGGAATGACTAACATGTGGTAGTTTCGTGCTAGGTTCGTTTCATCATCATGGGGAATCTGTTTTGCACCGAGTATCTGATCCATAAAAGATATGACCTGAAAGGTTCCACATTTGGGAGATTGACTGA from Salvia splendens isolate huo1 chromosome 4, SspV2, whole genome shotgun sequence encodes the following:
- the LOC121799426 gene encoding phosphatidylinositol 4-phosphate 5-kinase 5-like, which codes for MKAWEATVRKTQAAAKKRANNIFGTSYVVDTDEDASDQEEELHAPGEVFHAERFLPNGDYYTGYWSDTFPHGQGKYWWTDGCMYVGEWFKGKTMGKGTFSWPSGAMYEGNFKSGFMDGEGIYTGAIGGTYKGSWVMNLKHGFGIKDYPNGDVYEGEWSRGSQEGHGKYTWKIGTTYVGEWKNGNICGHGTMSWPNGNVYEGGWEEGLPKGSGTFRWGDGSSYVGNWSSDPEEQNGTYYPSAAHNEDALEWDPQHVFCEDLKECKICPTEKIPMWPSQKKLAMWRSTTTMGGGEPSVRHRRNSVDGRIDSGVDKDLGGMRLSDGAAPSAWISGGMRDGDESSSMSPMPIKLPKIAKRQGETISKGHRNYDLMLNLQLGISHSVGRPGPPPSLDLKTSAFDPKEKFWTKFPPEGSKITPPHNSCEFKWKDYCPKVFRTLRMLFKVDPADYMLSICGDDALRELSSPGKSGSFFYLTNDDRYMIKTMKKAEVKVLLRMLSAYYNHVRSFDNTLVTKYFGLHCVRLNGQKVRFIIMGNLFCTEYLIHKRYDLKGSTFGRLTDKPESEIDSNTTLKDLDLNFIFRLQKTWYQEFRRQVDKDCEFLEQERIMDYSLLVGIHFTEASTSTSTSTGERSVTPTLVDNGGSESDSVPKLSNVEHMFLDPAGWASIKLGINMPARVERTLRTNEAEVQLIGEPTGEYYDVVLFFGIIDILQDYDITKKLEHAYKSIQYDPNSISAVDPKQYARRFRDYMLKAFAEDT